CATGGAGCTTTCGTTCGCAATGGAATCTAGCCAATGTTCATGATCCAACCGTTGTAAAAGACGGTGAGTATTATTACATGTATCAAACTGATGCTTCTTACGGTAATGCACATGACGGATATGGGCATTTTCATCATAGAAGATCGAAAGATTTAGTGAGCTGGGAATATAGAGGTAGCACCATGACATCTGCTCCAGCATGGGTAAAAGATACCCTTAATAGTATGAGAGCAAAAATGAATCCTGTTTTGCCTCCAATAGAAAACCTAAACTATGGCTACTGGGCACCTTGTGTTAGAAAAGTGGGCGATAAATACAGAATGTACTACAGTATTGTTGTCATAAATCCTATTGTAGGAACAGATCCTAATACCTCTTGGACTGAAAAGGCGTTTACTGGGTTAATGGAAACAGACGATTTAGCGACAAATAATTGGACAGATAAAGGCATGGTGGTTGCTTCGGTAGCAGATGGTCTTGAAACCTATACAAGAACCAGTGAAAATGATTGGAGCGGTTATTTTAAATATAATGCTATTGATCCGTCATTTATAGAAACCCCTGAAGGTGAACAGTATTTAATTTATGGGTCTTGGCATTCTGGTATTGCAGCGGTAAAGCTAAATCCAGATACAGGTAAACCAGATAAGTTAGAAACTTTAGAAGATTATGGTGTTACTATTGCTAAACGTGGTAACAGCCGATGGCAAGCATCAGAAGGACCAGAAATAATTTATAATCCAGATACAGATTATTATTATTTATTTTTAGCTTATGATGAATTGTCTGTTGCCTACAATACAAGAGTTGCTCGTTCTAAAAATATTACTGGTCCATATTTAGGAATCAACGGAGCAAATGTCTCAGCAGGCTCAGATTGTTTTCCAATGGTTACGCATCCTTATAAATTTAATAACCATACAGGTTGGGTAGGCTTTTCTCATTGTGCTGTATTTCAAAATACAGATACAAAAGCATGGTTTTATGCTTCGCAAGCAAGATTACCAGAAAATGTTCCAGGTATAAATGCCTCTAATGCTATTATGATGGGACATGTACGTGAAATTCAATGGACAGAAGACGGTTGGCCTGTTATAGCACCCGAACGATATGCAGGTGTGCCTGATACGGAAATTACAGAGGCTTCTTTTTATGGAACATGGGAGCATATTGATATGCAGTATCAATATAAGACGCTTCAAAATTCCAAAACTATTTATTTAACTGCTGATAAAAAAATAACTGGAGGAATAACGGGGTCTTGGTCTTATGATAGCTCAAACAAAACATTAACGGTTAACGGAGTTAAATGTAAAGTGAAAGATGCTTGGGATTGGGAGGTTTCTCCAAGAAAAGTGACTATTACATATTCGGGACTTACAGCAGGAGGACTGCCTGTTTGGGGGAAGAAAATTTAACTGAAATAATTAACATTACCAATAAAAACTATACTAAGAATGAGACTCAAATATTTATGTTTAGGAGGACTTTTAGCCTTGGCTATGTCTTGTAAATCGACTAAAACTTCAGAAGCTATTAAAGCGGTAGCAAAATTTAATAACCCGATAATTACTGATAAATATACAGCAGATGCAGCTGCTATAGTACACGACGATAAGGTATACATATATGCGGGTCATGATCAGGCACCAAATGATGTAAATGCTTATAGAATGCATGAGTGGTTGGTATACTCGTCTTCAGATATGGTGCATTGGGAAGCACACCCTGTGCCTCTAAAACCAACCGATTTTAATTGGGCTTCAGGAAGTGCTTGGGCATCTCAGGTTATAGAACGTAACGGGAAATTTTATTGGTATGTAACCGTAGAACATGGAAGTATTCATGGGAAAGCCATTGGGGTAGCAGTTTCCGATAGTCCTACAGGACCTTTTAAAGATGCAATCGGTAAAGCATTAATTACAAATGATATGACGACCCAAACAAAAATAAGCTGGGATGATATCGATCCCACCGTCTGGGTTGATGATGATGGTCAAGCTTACTTATTTTGGGGAAATACAGTTTGCAAATACGCCAAATTAAAAGATAATATGATTGAACTCGA
The nucleotide sequence above comes from Flavobacteriaceae bacterium HL-DH10. Encoded proteins:
- a CDS encoding arabinan endo-1,5-alpha-L-arabinosidase — protein: MKKKDKILRLKWVGLFFAIAIMVSSCSKDDEIEQPKAGTVLNKDCSGTTQIIQYADGKGGYTTSSVENSVDCGYVPPIVETFNGPTYSDNYSSIASWSFRSQWNLANVHDPTVVKDGEYYYMYQTDASYGNAHDGYGHFHHRRSKDLVSWEYRGSTMTSAPAWVKDTLNSMRAKMNPVLPPIENLNYGYWAPCVRKVGDKYRMYYSIVVINPIVGTDPNTSWTEKAFTGLMETDDLATNNWTDKGMVVASVADGLETYTRTSENDWSGYFKYNAIDPSFIETPEGEQYLIYGSWHSGIAAVKLNPDTGKPDKLETLEDYGVTIAKRGNSRWQASEGPEIIYNPDTDYYYLFLAYDELSVAYNTRVARSKNITGPYLGINGANVSAGSDCFPMVTHPYKFNNHTGWVGFSHCAVFQNTDTKAWFYASQARLPENVPGINASNAIMMGHVREIQWTEDGWPVIAPERYAGVPDTEITEASFYGTWEHIDMQYQYKTLQNSKTIYLTADKKITGGITGSWSYDSSNKTLTVNGVKCKVKDAWDWEVSPRKVTITYSGLTAGGLPVWGKKI
- a CDS encoding glycoside hydrolase family 43 protein; this translates as MSCKSTKTSEAIKAVAKFNNPIITDKYTADAAAIVHDDKVYIYAGHDQAPNDVNAYRMHEWLVYSSSDMVHWEAHPVPLKPTDFNWASGSAWASQVIERNGKFYWYVTVEHGSIHGKAIGVAVSDSPTGPFKDAIGKALITNDMTTQTKISWDDIDPTVWVDDDGQAYLFWGNTVCKYAKLKDNMIELDGPIMTVDLLNFTEAPWIHKKGDWYYLSYAYQFPEKIAYAMSKSVTGPWEFKGILNEVAGNSNTNHQAIIEFKGKDYFIYHNGNIPTHGGSFRRSVCVDRLFYNKDGTMKRVVMTSEGIQK